The genomic region GAACGAGCTGAAGCTCGTTGGCGTTGTACGCCGAGAAAGACACTTCCTTTTCACAGAGACTCGACCGGACTTTCGAGGACAGCTGGTTGCGGAAATCGAGATCGTTCGAGATACCGATGACGCCCAGTTTCGCTTCGGAGATGTCACCGTTCGATCTGGCGCGAGGAAGTTTGTACAGCAGCGAATCGTCTTCGATGTGATCGACTTCGTCGAGAACGATGAGTACCGTTCCGCCCAGATCATCGAGTGCGTCGAAGAGGAATTGATACACTGAAGCCTGTGGATATCCGGTGTTGGAGATTTGATTCGCTGGATCACGAAGTGTGTTGACGATTGCGACCGCGGCCTGATAGCTCGAATTGAGTCCATCGCAGTTGACTTCGACCGTACTGAGGTCCAGTCCGTCGACATCTGCTGCATCGCGTTCCAGGGCGGAGAGAAGGTATCGAGTGGCAGCAGTCTTCCCGACACCACTTTTCCCGTACAGGAAGATGTTCGACGGGGTTTCGTTGTTGATGACGGGCTGGAGAGCAGCGTGATACTTCTGGAGCTCCTCGTCACGTCCGACGAGCTCCTCAGGAGTCCACTCTTCGAGTAGTGCCTCGCGTTGTTCGAATATTGTGGAGGTGGGCGAAAACGTAATATCGCTCATTTGTGTGTAGTTGCAACACGGAGTGTCTTAACCTTTGGTTCCGCTGCTTCCGCTGTTCGGTTGGGTATATAAATGATTGACCCCGCCACTTCCGCTGTTAGATGAGAGGGGAACACCTGACTGACCACTCCCCCACCCCACCGCTTCCGCTGTTAGATGGGAAATGGGATAGCAATCCTCCTACTCCCCCACCCCACTACTTCCGCTGTTAGATGAGAAATGGGATAGCGACCCTCCTACTCCCCCACCCCACCGCTTCCGCTGTTAGGGCGGTAGCCGAGAAGTTCCCTGGTCGAGGAACGGGATCGAGTAACTGCGAGTGGTTAGACAGCGGGATTTCGCGGGATCATAGCTGTGGAGCGACACACCCACCCCACTGGTTCCGCTGTTAGGACCGAAAGTTGGTGGTGACCTATCCAGATCGCGGCCTGAATATCTCTAGAGCTAGTGAATAACTTCAAGTGCTTCGGCAAGAAACCAAAGCCGTATGACGTTATCACAAAATAGCAAAGCACCCCCTCCCATGGGGGTGGTGCCGTCTATTTATTCCCTAACAGCGGAACCAGTGGGGTGGGGGTGTGGACCCACTCTTATTACAGTTGCTGGGGCAGGCCATCCACAACTTCCAGTTGAGGCGGAGAGTCGACTGAGGCGTCTATCGACTCGACACAGCGGTGAACCATACGGCCCAAACTTACGCCGACAGATGATACCCGGAGTAGACTTTATTCATGAGCGAGAGTAAAACAACCGCTCGGTAAGCGTACGGATTGACTGAATCCAGAACTGTAATATTACTTGAAGCTTCATTGTCCATTATGCCCGACAAAAAACCACAGCCAAATAATCCATTAGCTCCGTATTATCCCTCAGAAACGCCGAGTTTGTCGGGGAATGGTCGAAAGTGGTTTGCCACACTTGTTCTCGGGTTCTGGCTATTTCTGGCGGCGATTGCGCTCGCTGTTGAGCTTTTCCTGTAATTTCGCCACAGTTGCGACTGAGAACCGCCGGCACGAATAGACACACCCGGCAGCGCCCAATATCCATTTTCAGCGTATTACCCGCGTCTCTTCACCTCACGGCCCCTCTCCAGTTTCGCTCGCACCAGACTGGGCTCCCGATCACTCACCGATAATCGCTGTGGAGCCGGCCTGCCCCTCACCGCGGTTCGAAGACGTGGACCGGCCAGTCGCTCTCGTAGTCGAGCGCGACCTCACGCTCTGTGGCCGTCGGCTCCCGCACCGTGAGTTCGACCGGGTCACCGATGGTGACGTCGGCGTAGTCGGCGGCAACGCGGCCAAGCAAGCGGCCACCGTCCGCGAGTTCCACCACGGCGACCGTGTAGGGCGCGTCCGCTTCGAACGCCGGCGGCGGCGTGTGGACTGCCGTGTACGAGAAGATCTGGCCCTCGGGTGACTGCGGTTCGACGTCGACGTCGCGACTGCCACAGGCGTAGCAGGCCGGTCGCGGCGGCAACAGGACCTGTCCACAGTCCGCACAGACCCCGCCCAGGAGTTCGCCATCGGCGAGCGCGTCGAAGAAGCCCGGCAGCGTCCGCGGGTCGGTTGCATCAAGGCCGCCGTCAGTCATGCTGTCTCCGCTGGCATCGAGATCGCCGTCAGTCATGGTGCCTCCGCCGTCGTAAGCACATGGCCAACGGTAACCGCGTCCGCGACGCCCCCCTCGTTGAGCAACAGGGCTGTCTCGGCATCCTCGACTGCCCGGTCGCCCGCGGCCCCCGTGAGCTGTTCGTAGGCTTCGAGCGCCTGCAAGAGCCCGGTCGCACCGATGGGGTGACCGCGGGCCTTCAGGCCGCCGCTCGGGCTCAACTGCACGTCGGTCCAGCCGTCAGCCCGCTCCGCTGGCGGCTGGTAGCTCTGATAGCCCGTTCCCGCGGGAGCGAAGCCGGCGGCCTCCGCGAGCAGCGCCTCGCAGACGGTGAATGCGTCGTGAACCTCCGCGATGTCGACGGATTTGGCGTCGATACCCGCTTCCTCGTAGGCCGTCTCGGCGGCAATGCGAGCGCCCGCGATGTCGGTCATGTCCCGCTCCGCGACCGCGATGTTGTTCGCGGAGGCCCCGCTGCCCGCGACGCGCACCTGCGGCTGGTTGAGGTCGGCCGCCATTTCGGCGGTCGTCACGAGAACGGCGGCGGCACCGTCCCCGACCGGCGCGCAGTCGTAGAGCTTCAACGGCGGGGCGACGGGATCGGACTCTAAGACGGTCGCGACGTCGATCTCTTTCGGGAACTGTGCCCGGGGGTTGCGAGCGGCGTTGGCGTGGTTCTTCACTGCGATCTCGGCGAGGTCGCGTTCCGTGGCGTCGGTCTCGTGGAGGTA from Haloarcula hispanica ATCC 33960 harbors:
- a CDS encoding Zn-ribbon domain-containing OB-fold protein; amino-acid sequence: MTDGGLDATDPRTLPGFFDALADGELLGGVCADCGQVLLPPRPACYACGSRDVDVEPQSPEGQIFSYTAVHTPPPAFEADAPYTVAVVELADGGRLLGRVAADYADVTIGDPVELTVREPTATEREVALDYESDWPVHVFEPR
- a CDS encoding thiolase C-terminal domain-containing protein, whose protein sequence is MPEPVIASVGASPLGRTDLPGRDLFSVALAEAFDDLPDPADIVEAVYVGNQSETYEHQIMQGTLLAEWAGLRHVPAERVEGCAAAGALALRHAVKDVRNGEHEAVLACGVEKMTSAGTSGATDALSAAFDRAIEQRSGITAPSQYALLGQRYLHETDATERDLAEIAVKNHANAARNPRAQFPKEIDVATVLESDPVAPPLKLYDCAPVGDGAAAVLVTTAEMAADLNQPQVRVAGSGASANNIAVAERDMTDIAGARIAAETAYEEAGIDAKSVDIAEVHDAFTVCEALLAEAAGFAPAGTGYQSYQPPAERADGWTDVQLSPSGGLKARGHPIGATGLLQALEAYEQLTGAAGDRAVEDAETALLLNEGGVADAVTVGHVLTTAEAP
- a CDS encoding orc1/cdc6 family replication initiation protein, yielding MSDITFSPTSTIFEQREALLEEWTPEELVGRDEELQKYHAALQPVINNETPSNIFLYGKSGVGKTAATRYLLSALERDAADVDGLDLSTVEVNCDGLNSSYQAAVAIVNTLRDPANQISNTGYPQASVYQFLFDALDDLGGTVLIVLDEVDHIEDDSLLYKLPRARSNGDISEAKLGVIGISNDLDFRNQLSSKVRSSLCEKEVSFSAYNANELQLVLKQREAVAFRDDVLDDGVIEMCAAYGAKDSGDARQALDLLLEAGDLAREYDDELVTEHHVREARQRLQTDQVVEGIRNYSDHGQLVLYALTGLAEDDDTPARTRDILGAYQELARDEGLDPVSERSVRDYLGELTQLGIVSSAEYNRGKGGGKYKEFELEQSISSIKTGLSELLKKSP